A stretch of DNA from Saccharomycodes ludwigii strain NBRC 1722 chromosome I, whole genome shotgun sequence:
AGGTATGAAAATAGCATATGAAGAAGCCCTAGCTGGCTACAAGGAGAATGGTGTGCCAATTGGTGGATGTTTAATTAATCATAAAACTGGTCAAATTATCAGTAAAGGTCATAATATGagatttcaaaaaaattcacCAACTTTACATGGTGAAATTTCAACTTTAGAAAATGCTGGTCGATTACCTGGCAAGATTTATAAGGATTGCACAATGTATACCACCTTAAGTCCATGCGATATGTGCACTGGTGCTATAATTATGTACGGAATTCCACGTTGTGTTATTggtgaaaatgaaaacttCCTCGGTGGTGAATCTTATTTAAGTCAAAGAGGTGTTGAATTAAAAGTGGTTGATCATGATGGCTGTAAAGAGATAATGAATAGGTTTATCAAAGAGAGACCACATGATTGGTTTGAAGATATTGGTGAATGATAaagataatttttatttttttttttatttttttcatttatacACAATCGtagtattatatatatatatatatatatctaataaaaaataatacatcaGTTGTTCTTTAAACACCTTCCTCCTTTATATCAcctcttttattttatttttatttagatCCTATTTAGATCCAACAGCGACATCAGGTTGTTTGGCATTACCACTACCCTTTGGAATGAACAACATGTCCATGTAACAAACAACAATGGAAACAATACTAGCAACTAACTTAAAACTAGTAGCGTCTTGTGGATTTTTAGTATCTTTAGTACTAATACTTGGAGtggttaaaaaataatgccATGTAGTGAACAAGGAAAACCAAGCTAGAAACTTATTACGCATAAACATTGCAGCCATTGGCAAACTATTTGTTAATAAACCTTGACTTGGATTTATATCCAACTTCTTTGCTGGTCTGTGTCTGTATTGCACAGCCAAGCTATCATTGatgtatttattattattattggtgttGGCAGTAGTCGACATTTTGTGTTATTTAGggtttataattatatatttttgattcaTTTTTTGGGTGATAGTTCTCTAAGTGAGAATAGTTATTccaaatcttttaatacggagaaaaaaggaaaaaaaaaaaaaaaaagttttaaaaagcATAATTAAACAACACGAACAgcgacaacaacaaaaaaacaaaacaaaaaagaaagaaaaaaaaaaaaaaaaaaaaaaaaaataaaaaatatcacaGACCTATTATAGGGCTATATTCAAACAAAATGTAttagataaaatattagatTCTTTATTACATTTCCGTTCTAAATAAATCGTTGCTTTTTTACTTTAAATCATAAACAAAGAGATGATTAATATCTTGATCTTTATCCCGGCTTGCTTTTTAAAGACtttaaaaagtattaaatAGAATATTTAACTGAGAAGAAATTTTTACTCTCCAACTAATTTATAGCCTTTTGCAAATCCAAGAACCACAACCTCTTGACTTGTATGTTTATCATTATATTCTAAAATAATTACATTATTACTGCCAattattatgtttttttttagaactCCTTTTATTACCCTAAAAAGATCACTCATTAATAGCTCACATATTccataatattttttatcattatcactTGTTTCGCTTCTATTGTCAATTAACTGGCTATTAGGATCCTTCAAATTAACACCAACAGTATTCAGCTCAATATTTGCCAAACATGATGACAACTGTGTTTtgtttattcttttttttttctttacatttttttttcatagtaatttaaaaacaaataaatgaatagAGTATGAATATTACCATATtatacaattaaaaatagtcACATAtctatataattatatgcTATATACCTAAAGGTATAAACTCTTACCATTTACCATTAATAAAacctaaataaaaaaaatatatacatatgcCCCATAtcgtcttttttttttttttttcctattaccattattattattattattattattattaccaaagttttttattttttaattaaactCATATGTCTGATATAGAGTACTATTACCATAGTCACTCTTTTGTAAAtttaattctattttttgaaatttttctGCAGTTtcatgaaaataaaatccataaatcttgttatttttaacatcaACCATAATGTAATAGAACCCAGCAAAGGAAGCACCCTTTATACTAGTTACATCCGAATCAGGTACTAAAAATTGCTCTTTCCATTTCATAAATATTATGTCGCTCTTGCTACCTCTATTGTTGACACTGGTATTTCTGTTAATAAAAGTTAATTCGTCCTTTAGCTTATCCCAATGCAGTAAATCTATATCATCTTCAGGGAAAACACTGttgttaccattattatcaccaGAACTAGTACTCGTGTTACTATACATACTATCAACATAATGTGCCATATTTTTATGATCAGCATTTAAAGTTTCAGTGGCACTACTACAAGTAGTGCTGCTGGTCTTGCCAGTACAGTTAgaagataataatttatccaTGTTATCTAGATAATACCCCTTAAAAAACGTAGTAATTTCACTGGATTTATTAGTCAAACCGTAAATACGTAAATATCCAGTTATATAAGGCAAAAAACTACTATCAGCGTTACTTTTTATACTTATTTCCACATTATATTTCAGATATCCGTTGTGCTGATACCCTTTGAAGACCATGCCTGGCTGAAAATaaggaattttttttggagtGAAACAAGCGATGCTGCTAGTTTCATCACATCTAGCATAATTTGATTTATCATTGTTTAGATATGgcttcattatttttacattaCCATTCTCAGCTTTTGCGTTATCATCACTAGTAATGCGCTTGTTATCAGTAAATGTAATGAAATGTTCCTTTAGGTTAATTAATGAATCTGCAGTTGTTGTGTTACTGGTATTACTATTAACGGTATTTAACGATAGAGGCACCGGTGTGAGCGGTGGTGTGATGTTTGGTTCTGcacttttattaaaataatcac
This window harbors:
- the FCY1 gene encoding cytosine deaminase (similar to Saccharomyces cerevisiae YPR062W | FCY1 | FluoroCYtosine resistance), whose protein sequence is MSSTNDTTAYSKVDELGMKIAYEEALAGYKENGVPIGGCLINHKTGQIISKGHNMRFQKNSPTLHGEISTLENAGRLPGKIYKDCTMYTTLSPCDMCTGAIIMYGIPRCVIGENENFLGGESYLSQRGVELKVVDHDGCKEIMNRFIKERPHDWFEDIGE
- a CDS encoding uncharacterized protein (similar to Saccharomyces cerevisiae YPR063C | ER-localized protein of unknown function), which gives rise to MSTTANTNNNNKYINDSLAVQYRHRPAKKLDINPSQGLLTNSLPMAAMFMRNKFLAWFSLFTTWHYFLTTPSISTKDTKNPQDATSFKLVASIVSIVVCYMDMLFIPKGSGNAKQPDVAVGSK
- the VID24 gene encoding glucose-induced degradation complex subunit VID24 (similar to Saccharomyces cerevisiae YBR105C | VID24 | Vacuolar Import and Degradation) yields the protein MVIQQQEQQKNVSANNTTLHNTLVSTINTNNDSNNITTSNASKVDRTHAKDAQFHYYYPYNIDDDNENHSCDYFNKSAEPNITPPLTPVPLSLNTVNSNTSNTTTADSLINLKEHFITFTDNKRITSDDNAKAENGNVKIMKPYLNNDKSNYARCDETSSIACFTPKKIPYFQPGMVFKGYQHNGYLKYNVEISIKSNADSSFLPYITGYLRIYGLTNKSSEITTFFKGYYLDNMDKLLSSNCTGKTSSTTCSSATETLNADHKNMAHYVDSMYSNTSTSSGDNNGNNSVFPEDDIDLLHWDKLKDELTFINRNTSVNNRGSKSDIIFMKWKEQFLVPDSDVTSIKGASFAGFYYIMVDVKNNKIYGFYFHETAEKFQKIELNLQKSDYGNSTLYQTYEFN